The Chthonomonadales bacterium genome includes the window ACCACCGAGGTCGTGCGCCATCGCGATGGTGGCGACCCGAGCAGCAGCCACAAATCGGCCGGCCGCACCGAGTACGAGGCCATCACGCTGGAGCGCGGCGTCACGCACGATGTCGAGTTCGAGCAGTGGGCCAACAAGGTCTGGAACTTCGGCTCGGGCGCCGGAGCGGAGTCCTCGCTTAAGGACTTTCGCAAGGACATCCTGCTGGAAGTGTTCAACGAGGCCGGCCAGCGCGTGCTCGCCTACAGGATCTACCGCTGCTGGGTGTCGGAGTACCAGGCGCTTCCCGAGCTCGACGCCAACGCCAACGCGGTGGCCATCCAGACCCTGAAGCTGGAGAACGAGGGCTGGGAGCGCGACTACGACGTGAAGGAGCCGTCCGAGCCCACCTTCACCGAGCCGGCGGCCTGAGGCCATGGAGGCCCCTCGCGCGGCCCACCTGCTGCAGGCGTGGGAACGCGCGCGGCACCACTCGGCCCCGCGACGCGCCCTCGCGCTGCTGGAGGCCGCGGCCCCCGGCGAGCCGCCCGAGCGGCTCGCCTCCTGGAGCGTCGGGCGCCGCGACGCCGCGCTGCTCGGCCTGCGCGAACGGCTGTTCGGCCCGGCAATCGCCGCGCTGGCCGACTGCCCGGCCTGCGGCGAGCGCAACGAGGTCGCCTTTGAGGCCGCCAGCATCCGGCTGCCGCGCGGGCCGGCGGAGGCGGTACCGCTGGAGGTCGGCGGCCTTCGCTTGAGGCTGCGCCCCGTCGATTCCGGCGACCTGCTGGCGCTGGCGGCCGATCGGCCGGCCGACGCGCGGCGCTATCTGGCCGAGCGCTGCTGCCTCTCCGCCAGCCGAATGGACTGCTCCGAGCGGCCAGCCGAGCCCGCCGCGGCCTGCGAGCTGCCCCCGGAGGCGATGGACGCCGTCTCGGAGCGTCTGGCCGAGGCCGACCCGCAGGCCGACGTGCGTCTGGCGCTCCACTGCGCGCGCTGTGAGCGCGCATGGGAGGAGCCGTTCGACATCGCCACATTCCTCTGGGTCGAGGTGGAGGAGTGGGCACGGCGAACGCTCCACGAGGTCCACCTGCTGGCCTCGGCCTACGGCTGGCGCGAGGCCGACATCCTGGCGATGAGCCCGTCGCGGCGCGCCGCCTACCTGGAGATGTCATCGTGATGGGCGACGCCGGGCGGGAGGACCCCGTCCCGATGACCGACTTCCTCTCGTCGCTGGCGGCGCGGACGCTCGGCGTCGCCCGCACCGCGCGGCCGCGCCTGCCCTCGCGGTTCGAGGGGGCGGAGTCCTGGCCCGCCGAGATCGCGGCGGCGGGAGCGCCCGCGCCGCCGCCCGATCCGCGCCCGCTCACCGTGGAGTGGGCCCACGCCGCTCCCGGGCGGCCGGAGGCTCCGGCCCGTCCCGCGGCCGAGCCGCCGGCCGCCCAACCCGCGCCTCGCGTTGGTCCGCACGAGCCTCTGGCGACGCCGCCTCCCGCGCCCGCGCCGCCGTCCCGCCCGGCCTCACGCTCGGCAACGGAGCCCGTCCCGTTGGCCCGCGCCCCTGCGCGCCGCCATCGCGGCGAGGTGAGCCCGGCCCGGCCGGCCCCGCCCGCTCCTCCCGCCGCCCGTGAGCCGGCCGTTTCGCCGCCAGCGCCGGGCGCGGCGTCGGCGCCGCCGGCCCGGCCCGCAGCGCTCCCCGAGCCCGTGCCGGAAGCCGCCGCCAAAGCGCCAGTCGCCCCTCCATCGGCAGAGGTGACGGCCCTGCCGCTCGCGCGCCCGGCGGCGCTCCAGCCGTCGGGCAGGGACGAGCGCGGCGAAGCGAGCCCCCACGAGTTCGGCCGAGCCGTTCACGGCGCTCCGCCGTCGCACGCCGCGCGCCGCCATCCGGTGCGCGGCTCGGCTTCCGTTGTGCAGGTCACCATCGAACGGATCGAGGTACGAGTGGCGCCGGAGCCCGCCGGCGCGCCCGCGCCGCCACGTCCGGCGCCGGCCCTCTCGCTGGACGAGTACCTCCGGCAGCGCGGCGGGGACGCGCAATG containing:
- a CDS encoding phage tail protein, translating into MAQFSVNALRYDPYKNFKFRVKWDNRYVAGVSKVSALKRTTEVVRHRDGGDPSSSHKSAGRTEYEAITLERGVTHDVEFEQWANKVWNFGSGAGAESSLKDFRKDILLEVFNEAGQRVLAYRIYRCWVSEYQALPELDANANAVAIQTLKLENEGWERDYDVKEPSEPTFTEPAA